The Prochlorococcus sp. MIT 1300 genome has a window encoding:
- a CDS encoding bifunctional adenosylcobinamide kinase/adenosylcobinamide-phosphate guanylyltransferase, whose amino-acid sequence MNIKNVSPDLILVTGPTRGGKSLWAEKIVLKSKQRSVHYLATLEIDKKDRDISKRIKIHQSRRPKTWTLHECNINLPLTLANISLSEPIIIDSLGGFVASHIESNDFEWYTQKSYLLKLITQRTAKSVVVSEETGWGVSPPTHIGNLFRDRLGSFSQELSSIASTTWLVVQGRAINLNDISIKI is encoded by the coding sequence GTGAACATTAAAAATGTCAGTCCTGATTTAATTTTAGTTACAGGACCCACCAGAGGGGGGAAGAGCTTATGGGCAGAGAAAATAGTATTAAAATCAAAGCAAAGATCTGTTCACTATCTAGCCACATTAGAAATTGATAAGAAAGACAGGGATATTTCCAAACGGATAAAAATCCATCAATCACGCCGCCCCAAAACATGGACATTGCATGAATGCAATATCAATCTCCCTTTAACTCTCGCGAATATTAGTTTATCCGAACCAATCATAATTGATTCCTTAGGTGGATTTGTGGCAAGCCATATTGAATCAAATGATTTTGAATGGTACACACAAAAAAGCTATTTACTAAAGCTCATAACTCAACGAACCGCTAAATCAGTAGTTGTTTCCGAAGAGACTGGTTGGGGAGTAAGCCCACCAACACATATTGGCAATTTATTCAGAGATAGACTCGGTTCCTTTTCACAGGAATTGAGTTCAATTGCATCTACAACATGGCTTGTTGTTCAGGGTAGAGCTATAAACTTAAATGATATAAGCATTAAAATTTAA
- a CDS encoding tRNA (cytidine(34)-2'-O)-methyltransferase: MDPLSIVLHEPQIPPNTGNIARTCAAFRLPLHLIRPLGFSLDDKYLKRAGLDYWHLVNVMVHENISTFERTLNSNQRVLGTSKFGGLSLNEVKFTKGDVLLFGREDTGIPPVLRKRCDLIISIPMPGSIDDLGKSGVRSLNLSVACALVAYQACTQLELINN, encoded by the coding sequence ATGGATCCTCTCTCAATTGTGCTTCATGAACCACAAATTCCACCTAATACAGGAAATATAGCCAGAACCTGTGCAGCCTTCAGATTGCCGCTACATTTAATTAGGCCCCTTGGGTTTAGTCTCGATGACAAATATCTAAAAAGGGCAGGTCTAGATTATTGGCACCTTGTCAATGTTATGGTCCACGAAAATATATCTACTTTTGAGAGAACACTTAACTCCAATCAAAGAGTACTGGGCACTAGTAAGTTTGGCGGCCTCTCCTTAAATGAGGTGAAATTTACTAAAGGAGATGTATTACTTTTTGGGAGAGAGGATACAGGTATTCCTCCAGTACTTAGAAAAAGATGTGATTTAATTATCTCAATACCAATGCCGGGGTCGATAGATGATTTGGGTAAATCAGGAGTAAGAAGCTTAAACCTTTCCGTAGCATGCGCTCTAGTTGCATATCAAGCATGTACTCAACTTGAGTTAATAAATAATTGA
- a CDS encoding peroxiredoxin, giving the protein MTANGCLRVGQQAPDFTATAVIDQEFKEISLSQYRGKYVVLFFYPLDFTFVCPTEITAFSDRYSDFSSKNTEVIGVSVDSQFSHLAWIQTPRNQGGIGDINYPLVADLKKEISTAYNVLEDQEGVALRGLFIIDREGLIMHSTINNLPVGRNVDETLRILQAFQYVQSHPDEVCPANWTPGEQTMKPDPVGSKEFFSKID; this is encoded by the coding sequence ATGACCGCAAACGGCTGCCTTCGTGTGGGCCAACAGGCGCCCGATTTCACCGCCACTGCAGTAATTGATCAGGAATTTAAAGAAATTAGTTTGTCTCAATACAGAGGCAAATATGTAGTCCTTTTCTTCTACCCTCTCGACTTTACTTTTGTATGTCCAACTGAGATCACAGCCTTTAGTGATCGTTATTCTGATTTCTCAAGCAAAAACACAGAGGTTATCGGTGTTTCGGTCGATAGTCAATTTAGCCATCTAGCTTGGATACAGACCCCAAGGAACCAAGGTGGTATCGGAGATATTAACTATCCACTTGTTGCTGATTTGAAGAAAGAAATTTCAACAGCATATAATGTTTTAGAAGATCAAGAAGGAGTAGCACTTCGAGGGCTATTTATTATTGATAGAGAAGGATTAATTATGCACTCAACAATAAATAATCTGCCTGTTGGTAGAAATGTTGATGAAACGCTGAGAATCCTTCAAGCCTTTCAATATGTACAGTCTCATCCCGATGAGGTTTGTCCAGCAAACTGGACTCCAGGTGAACAAACAATGAAACCAGATCCTGTTGGTAGTAAGGAGTTCTTCTCGAAGATAGATTAA
- a CDS encoding UPF0182 family protein — protein MKRRLIGIIYFALGLVLTIFLARAHIEWVWFHQFNLEVVYIKTLAFQLIGFSLGAILSFVSYHWLKRWNKLDRYKKPNLSEIAFKGWKYSLVLVLFLLIITTQLFLLSRLSITAIYDPFNVTSWFSRPLGNVFNTYIIISFLILSIYLLFRSDIGSRIVNQIGFLLFSFIVSRSWGLWSISLAIPQSGLVEPVNNSDISFALGKFPAITFGLLLVLIVSILTASCAYWSHLTKRPRLSEWNSSMLTPSQKMYLRPLVIIIIFCSASLLWLSRHQLLWAQDGIVPGAGWLDLNLIHPVRTSASVALFLVALLLIPIKSFPYRRILRIFLAALLLVLGVVEIFIAPFIQWIFVRPRELTLETPYFVRAISSTRKAFQLDSISTRLLNPQPRLTKKDVEEASNTLKNIRLWDSQPLLATNRQLQQLRVYYQFSNAAVDRYKLKKGSDELQQVMITARELDQEILPDSSRTWLNRHFVFTHGYGFTLSPVNTKAEDGLPDYFISDLGESTRIEGSKSLEIEKEDVSNSIPIGRAALYFGMLPSPYAIAPTNLEELDYPEGDKNIFNHYAGSAGVSLSSPLTRFAAAIYLSEPRILTTGVINKDSKLLIKREVRQRIKALAPFISIMGDPYLISVSIDKTNQGYQDSQYQYWIVEGFTTSRTYPYSSSLPDGNPLRYIRNSVKAVVDAYSGKVYLYITEPDDPLIKGWNKIFPELFLPVSKMPKNIRKHLKVPTELFDIQVQQLLRYHVKDPRTFYSGDDIWQVPVELYGKKQVPVEPYHITAQLGPNEGSEFLLLQPLSPLARPNLSAWLAARNDGDNYGKLVLLRFPSQTTIFGPEQIQALINQNPEISQQFSLWDRAGSEVIQGNLLVLPIGRSLLYVEPVYLKASQGGLPTLTRIVVSDGKRIVMAKSLSEGIKSLLNKPFNESSKQ, from the coding sequence ATGAAAAGACGCCTTATTGGGATCATATATTTTGCTCTCGGCCTGGTATTAACAATCTTTTTGGCAAGAGCTCATATTGAATGGGTTTGGTTTCATCAATTTAACCTAGAGGTTGTTTACATTAAAACCTTAGCCTTCCAACTTATTGGTTTTTCTCTAGGTGCAATACTTTCTTTTGTCAGTTACCACTGGCTTAAAAGGTGGAACAAACTTGACCGTTATAAAAAACCTAATTTATCTGAAATAGCATTTAAAGGCTGGAAGTATTCTTTGGTCTTAGTATTATTTCTCTTGATAATTACAACACAACTATTCCTGCTTTCAAGACTTTCGATAACAGCCATTTATGACCCTTTTAATGTCACCTCGTGGTTTTCCAGGCCCTTAGGTAATGTCTTTAATACCTATATTATTATCTCATTTCTAATCCTGAGCATTTATCTTTTATTTAGAAGTGATATTGGATCTCGAATCGTTAATCAAATTGGCTTTTTACTTTTTAGTTTTATTGTTTCAAGGTCTTGGGGTTTGTGGTCTATTTCGTTGGCCATTCCCCAATCAGGTTTGGTTGAACCGGTAAACAATTCAGACATAAGTTTTGCCCTAGGTAAATTTCCAGCAATAACCTTTGGTCTACTTTTAGTTTTAATAGTTTCAATATTGACTGCAAGCTGTGCCTATTGGAGTCATCTTACTAAAAGGCCTAGGTTATCAGAATGGAACTCTTCAATGTTAACTCCATCTCAGAAGATGTATTTAAGGCCATTAGTTATTATAATTATTTTTTGCTCTGCTTCACTTCTATGGCTTTCTAGACATCAACTTCTTTGGGCCCAGGATGGAATTGTTCCTGGTGCTGGCTGGCTAGATTTAAATCTAATACACCCTGTAAGAACTTCTGCCTCCGTAGCTTTATTTTTAGTCGCATTATTATTGATTCCGATAAAATCCTTCCCATATAGAAGGATTCTTCGTATTTTCCTGGCGGCTCTATTGTTGGTTCTTGGTGTTGTTGAAATATTTATCGCTCCGTTTATACAATGGATATTTGTGAGGCCTAGAGAATTAACATTAGAAACACCATACTTTGTAAGAGCAATTAGTTCAACTAGAAAAGCTTTCCAACTGGATTCGATTTCAACTAGACTACTTAACCCTCAACCTAGATTAACTAAAAAAGACGTTGAAGAGGCCTCTAATACATTGAAGAACATAAGGCTATGGGACAGTCAGCCATTATTAGCTACAAATAGACAACTTCAACAATTAAGAGTGTATTATCAATTTTCAAATGCTGCAGTAGATAGATACAAGCTGAAGAAAGGTTCAGATGAATTGCAGCAAGTAATGATTACAGCTAGAGAATTAGATCAGGAAATACTTCCAGATAGTTCAAGAACCTGGCTAAATAGGCATTTTGTATTCACTCACGGTTATGGATTTACACTTAGCCCAGTTAATACTAAAGCAGAGGATGGGCTACCTGATTATTTTATAAGTGATTTGGGTGAATCCACCCGCATAGAAGGCAGTAAGTCCCTGGAGATTGAGAAAGAGGACGTTTCAAACTCCATTCCTATAGGAAGAGCTGCATTATATTTTGGCATGCTGCCTTCCCCCTATGCTATAGCACCTACAAATTTAGAAGAGCTAGATTACCCAGAAGGAGATAAGAATATTTTTAATCATTATGCAGGTTCAGCGGGAGTATCCTTATCATCACCTTTAACAAGGTTTGCTGCAGCAATATATTTAAGTGAACCACGTATATTAACTACAGGCGTTATAAATAAAGACTCAAAATTACTAATTAAACGGGAAGTTAGACAAAGAATCAAGGCTTTAGCCCCTTTTATATCGATAATGGGTGACCCATACCTTATATCAGTATCAATTGATAAAACTAATCAAGGATATCAAGATTCACAATATCAGTATTGGATTGTTGAAGGTTTTACTACATCACGAACTTATCCCTACTCATCTAGTCTGCCTGATGGAAATCCTCTAAGGTATATTCGGAATTCTGTTAAGGCCGTTGTAGATGCCTATAGCGGTAAAGTTTATCTATATATAACTGAACCAGATGATCCTTTGATTAAGGGTTGGAACAAAATTTTCCCAGAATTGTTTCTACCTGTTAGTAAAATGCCAAAAAATATAAGAAAGCATCTAAAAGTTCCGACAGAATTGTTTGATATACAGGTTCAGCAACTTCTTCGATATCATGTAAAGGATCCAAGAACTTTTTACAGCGGAGATGATATTTGGCAAGTACCAGTAGAGCTTTATGGCAAAAAACAAGTTCCTGTAGAGCCTTATCACATTACGGCCCAGCTTGGCCCAAATGAAGGGTCGGAGTTCTTGCTACTGCAACCCCTTTCTCCACTAGCAAGACCTAATCTTTCGGCCTGGTTGGCCGCTAGGAATGACGGAGACAATTATGGGAAATTGGTTTTACTAAGGTTCCCTAGTCAAACAACAATCTTTGGACCAGAGCAGATTCAGGCTCTTATTAATCAAAATCCAGAAATTAGTCAGCAATTTAGTCTTTGGGATAGAGCAGGTTCAGAAGTAATTCAAGGTAATCTTCTTGTATTACCAATAGGACGATCACTATTATATGTTGAACCAGTTTATCTAAAGGCAAGCCAAGGAGGCTTACCTACACTGACAAGAATTGTTGTAAGTGATGGCAAAAGGATTGTGATGGCTAAAAGCCTTTCAGAAGGTATAAAATCCTTGCTAAATAAGCCGTTTAATGAATCCTCAAAACAATAA
- the ftsH gene encoding ATP-dependent zinc metalloprotease FtsH, protein MNPLSYSQLISNISSGEVKSLLLIPKRRQVIVTLNNGSKEIVSILPDDQQILEVAKISNVPLEVKDVREEEAMAGMLGNLGLVVIVVLGLSFLLRRSAQAANRAMGFTRTDARLKPLTSIDIRFEDVEGIDDAKLELEEVITFLRHPETFTKLGAKIPKGVLLVGLPGTGKTLLAKAIAGEAGVPFFSIAGSEFVELFVGVGASRVRDMFKKAKEKSPCLIFIDEIDSVGRQRGAGIGGGNDEREQTLNQLLTEMDGFADNSGVIVLAATNRADVLDTALMRPGRFDRTIFVNLPDKKGREGILSVHARSRPLADEVRLSDWALRTPGFSGAQLSNLLNEAAILTARENKTQITNKQIEFALERITLGLASPPLQDDSKKRLIAYHEIGHALVAAHMPHADKVDKVSILPRTGGIGGFTRFWPDEEAIDSGLFSKNYLFARLVVALGGRAAELIVFGPNEITQGASSDLQNVSSIAREMVTKFGFSPLGPIALETGNKQVFLGKNLIQTKPTYADSTGKVIDEQVRTLANTAMLKAVGILESQREVMDKLVDVLIVEETLNAEQFRRLAELEHMPQN, encoded by the coding sequence ATGAATCCCCTGAGCTATAGCCAATTAATTTCAAACATCAGCTCTGGTGAAGTTAAGTCCCTTTTACTAATCCCCAAACGGAGACAAGTTATTGTCACACTAAATAATGGAAGTAAGGAAATAGTTTCAATACTGCCTGATGATCAACAGATACTTGAAGTGGCAAAAATATCGAATGTCCCGCTTGAAGTTAAGGATGTCAGGGAAGAAGAAGCAATGGCAGGAATGTTAGGAAATTTGGGGTTGGTTGTCATTGTTGTTCTTGGTCTTTCTTTCCTGCTTAGGAGGTCTGCACAAGCTGCTAATAGGGCGATGGGCTTTACCAGAACTGACGCAAGATTAAAGCCCCTAACTTCAATAGATATTAGGTTTGAGGATGTAGAGGGAATAGATGATGCCAAATTAGAATTGGAAGAGGTAATAACCTTTCTCCGACACCCTGAAACTTTTACGAAATTGGGCGCAAAAATACCCAAAGGAGTCCTTCTAGTCGGACTCCCAGGTACAGGAAAAACACTTTTAGCAAAAGCTATAGCTGGAGAAGCAGGTGTTCCTTTCTTTTCTATAGCAGGCTCAGAGTTTGTAGAATTATTTGTAGGAGTTGGAGCTAGTAGAGTTCGAGATATGTTTAAGAAGGCTAAGGAAAAATCGCCTTGCCTTATATTTATTGATGAAATTGATTCTGTTGGTAGACAAAGAGGAGCCGGTATAGGAGGAGGTAATGATGAGCGTGAACAAACCCTGAATCAATTGCTTACAGAAATGGATGGCTTTGCAGATAATTCCGGGGTGATAGTTCTTGCAGCTACTAATAGAGCTGACGTTCTAGATACAGCATTAATGCGACCAGGTCGTTTTGATCGAACAATATTCGTTAATCTTCCTGATAAAAAAGGTAGAGAAGGGATATTGTCTGTTCATGCTAGAAGTAGACCTTTAGCAGATGAAGTAAGACTAAGTGATTGGGCACTTCGGACTCCAGGATTTTCCGGCGCTCAATTATCTAACCTTCTTAACGAGGCCGCAATACTTACTGCTAGAGAAAATAAAACCCAGATAACTAATAAGCAAATAGAGTTTGCTCTAGAGAGGATCACACTGGGATTAGCTTCTCCACCGCTGCAGGATGATTCAAAAAAGAGGTTAATTGCTTATCATGAAATAGGCCATGCATTGGTCGCGGCACATATGCCTCATGCTGACAAAGTAGATAAAGTTTCAATTCTTCCAAGGACTGGGGGTATAGGTGGCTTTACAAGGTTTTGGCCCGATGAGGAAGCAATAGATTCTGGTTTGTTCTCTAAAAATTATCTCTTCGCTCGTTTAGTAGTTGCCCTTGGTGGGAGAGCTGCAGAACTAATTGTTTTTGGACCTAACGAAATTACCCAAGGTGCAAGTAGTGACCTACAAAATGTGTCCTCAATTGCTAGAGAGATGGTTACAAAGTTTGGATTTTCGCCCCTTGGGCCAATTGCCCTTGAAACAGGGAACAAACAAGTATTCCTTGGGAAAAACCTAATACAGACAAAACCTACATATGCCGATTCAACTGGCAAGGTCATTGATGAACAAGTCCGAACCCTTGCCAACACAGCCATGCTGAAAGCTGTAGGGATTTTGGAATCCCAACGAGAAGTTATGGATAAACTTGTAGATGTATTAATTGTTGAGGAAACACTTAATGCGGAACAGTTCAGAAGACTGGCAGAATTAGAGCATATGCCTCAGAATTAA
- the rpmF gene encoding 50S ribosomal protein L32, whose product MAVPKKKTSKSKRNQRHAVWKAKAATAAQKALSIGKSVLSGRAQGFVYPMDEAEESED is encoded by the coding sequence ATGGCTGTACCGAAGAAAAAAACCTCAAAAAGCAAACGCAACCAGAGACACGCCGTATGGAAGGCCAAGGCTGCAACAGCTGCTCAAAAGGCTCTATCTATTGGGAAGTCTGTCCTAAGTGGAAGAGCACAGGGATTTGTATACCCAATGGATGAAGCCGAGGAAAGTGAGGACTAG
- a CDS encoding DUF565 domain-containing protein, with product MSLQKTRFDKFQKYTGGYFSQSFFGSWRKRSLGLISLLVGFLVASELGIGKEILGRPLISLVMVVSVEVLVRLRTRVRTQPWPMSWLALDNFRIGAVYAVVLEAFKLGS from the coding sequence ATGAGTCTTCAAAAAACTCGTTTTGATAAATTTCAGAAATATACCGGTGGCTATTTTTCCCAATCCTTTTTTGGGTCCTGGAGGAAGCGTAGTCTCGGGTTGATTTCTTTACTAGTCGGCTTTCTGGTTGCTAGTGAACTTGGGATAGGAAAAGAAATTCTCGGAAGGCCATTGATTTCATTAGTTATGGTCGTTTCTGTGGAGGTTCTTGTGAGGCTAAGGACAAGGGTACGTACCCAGCCATGGCCTATGTCCTGGCTCGCCTTGGATAATTTCCGTATTGGTGCTGTATATGCTGTAGTTCTGGAAGCATTCAAGCTTGGTTCTTAA
- a CDS encoding HAD-IA family hydrolase: protein MPELKTVFWDLDGTLADTEIHGHRVAFNKAFLEAGLDWHWDPDTYCKLLGIGGGLNRIRAFASSLLVDLSENEILEIHLCKQDIYTKILSNGQIRLRPGVKRLTTELCENGVNQWIVTTSSNTAVQAFMETNFGKARNPFDGFVCGDEVRLKKPSPEAYLLAIEKSKSKVSDIVVIEDSRIGMCAAIEANLICLITLPAWNNGSYKELELANSIVNHLGQESNLCSVLKGPPCHGGQITLEYLRQLLEVTPK, encoded by the coding sequence ATGCCTGAGCTAAAAACTGTTTTTTGGGACTTAGATGGGACTCTCGCTGATACAGAGATTCATGGTCATCGAGTGGCATTTAATAAAGCGTTTTTGGAAGCTGGGCTGGATTGGCATTGGGATCCTGACACCTATTGCAAACTCTTGGGAATCGGGGGCGGGCTGAATCGTATAAGGGCGTTTGCAAGCAGTCTCTTGGTGGATTTAAGTGAGAATGAAATTTTGGAGATACATCTATGCAAGCAAGACATATATACTAAAATCTTATCTAATGGACAAATTAGACTTAGGCCTGGAGTTAAAAGACTAACTACTGAACTTTGCGAGAATGGTGTTAACCAATGGATTGTTACTACAAGTAGTAATACAGCTGTTCAAGCTTTTATGGAGACAAACTTTGGGAAAGCGAGGAATCCCTTTGATGGCTTTGTCTGTGGTGATGAAGTAAGGCTAAAAAAACCATCACCTGAAGCTTATCTTTTGGCAATAGAAAAAAGTAAATCTAAAGTTTCCGACATAGTAGTTATTGAGGATTCACGAATAGGAATGTGTGCGGCAATTGAGGCAAATTTAATTTGTTTAATTACATTGCCTGCTTGGAATAATGGCTCCTATAAGGAATTGGAATTGGCAAACTCTATAGTCAATCATCTAGGACAGGAAAGCAACCTTTGTTCCGTATTGAAAGGTCCCCCTTGCCATGGAGGGCAAATCACGCTGGAGTATTTACGACAATTACTTGAAGTGACACCAAAATGA
- the recJ gene encoding single-stranded-DNA-specific exonuclease RecJ → MSQLAFSKYIPASWSVPTDVGTDPLPELTISPCLRALLSRRGFKDELEVKNFFKSKEPRDPVNDFPDLKVALERIQIACKDKEKIAICGDYDADGMTSTSLLLNSLGALGCEPIPLIPNRLDDGYGLSERMVREVASKDIKLIITVDNGVSAIEAILLARELSIEIILSDHHTIPNSLPPVLALIHPSTTPKDSPYRSLAGVGLAFIITLSLYKFVNSKVSTNSYRDLFCIGTIADMAPLIGANRYYLKKGLASINKSQCIGLRSLVEISGLDKNSIRASDIGFKLAPRINAVGRLGEPSLIIDLLTAKSEKTAYNLARECDKLNRLRRNLCEGIEAEVLALIEADREEIPSFILIAQNHWHQGVIGIVASRIMERFDRPTAILTANSKGIFQGSARAPEGFSLPDALDTCSTDLIKYGGHPAAAGFSVSPSKLASLHKGLINFSDKHYKREMNPSRSITPEVLIRLKDIDWPLWKEIEDLEPFGIGNPQPLFWASNCTVVKKKLFSSRHLSLTLKQDNHIKTAIEFNSSRTTVIADNVDIAFKINLNNWQGRSSFQLEIVDLRPHLTTSIIARGDRLYKCCLKEKNIISIINKNGEEARAKVSNHGDIGNIEYNKQGSYIRSLFIDASIALGVRL, encoded by the coding sequence ATGTCGCAACTAGCCTTCTCCAAATATATCCCTGCATCATGGTCTGTCCCTACCGACGTAGGGACAGACCCGTTGCCAGAGCTAACCATCTCCCCTTGCCTTAGGGCTCTTTTAAGTCGTAGGGGCTTCAAGGATGAGCTTGAAGTCAAAAATTTCTTTAAATCCAAAGAACCAAGGGACCCTGTAAACGACTTTCCAGATCTAAAAGTTGCTCTAGAAAGAATACAGATAGCCTGTAAGGACAAGGAAAAAATCGCTATTTGTGGGGATTACGATGCCGACGGAATGACAAGTACATCATTACTACTTAATAGTTTGGGCGCTCTAGGGTGCGAACCAATACCTCTAATACCTAATCGACTTGATGATGGCTATGGCCTCTCAGAAAGAATGGTAAGAGAAGTGGCTTCTAAAGATATTAAATTAATTATTACGGTAGACAATGGTGTTAGTGCAATAGAAGCGATTCTTCTTGCAAGAGAACTATCAATAGAAATCATATTGTCTGATCATCATACTATCCCAAACTCACTTCCTCCTGTACTAGCGTTAATTCATCCTTCTACAACACCTAAGGATTCACCTTATAGATCATTGGCCGGTGTAGGCCTAGCTTTTATCATTACCTTATCTCTCTATAAGTTTGTAAATAGCAAAGTATCCACCAACAGCTATAGAGATTTATTTTGCATTGGTACCATCGCTGATATGGCGCCTCTAATAGGAGCAAATAGGTATTACCTAAAGAAAGGCTTAGCTTCCATTAATAAAAGTCAGTGTATAGGCCTGCGATCACTGGTTGAAATTAGTGGATTAGACAAGAATTCAATACGAGCAAGTGATATTGGATTTAAACTAGCACCAAGAATAAACGCAGTTGGGAGATTAGGTGAACCGAGCCTAATTATTGACCTGCTTACGGCTAAAAGTGAGAAAACAGCATACAATCTAGCCAGAGAGTGTGACAAGTTAAATAGACTTAGGAGAAATCTTTGCGAGGGTATAGAAGCTGAGGTACTAGCACTAATTGAAGCAGATCGAGAAGAAATTCCCTCCTTCATACTCATCGCTCAAAACCATTGGCACCAAGGTGTTATAGGTATTGTTGCATCAAGAATTATGGAACGCTTCGATCGGCCCACTGCAATTCTAACCGCGAATAGTAAAGGGATCTTTCAAGGGTCAGCAAGGGCTCCTGAGGGGTTTTCTCTACCGGATGCTCTTGACACATGTTCAACTGATCTTATAAAGTATGGCGGTCATCCAGCAGCTGCAGGTTTTAGTGTTAGCCCCTCTAAACTGGCTTCACTACATAAAGGTCTTATAAACTTTTCAGATAAACATTATAAGCGAGAAATGAATCCCTCAAGATCTATTACACCAGAAGTTTTAATTAGACTAAAGGATATAGATTGGCCTCTTTGGAAAGAGATTGAAGATCTTGAGCCTTTTGGGATCGGTAATCCGCAACCACTTTTTTGGGCCAGTAATTGTACTGTTGTTAAAAAGAAGTTATTTAGTTCAAGGCACTTAAGCTTAACTTTAAAGCAAGATAACCATATTAAGACTGCGATTGAGTTTAACTCATCTCGTACTACAGTCATAGCAGATAATGTTGATATTGCTTTTAAGATAAATTTGAATAATTGGCAGGGCAGGTCAAGTTTTCAACTAGAAATTGTAGATCTTAGACCTCATCTAACGACATCAATAATTGCTAGAGGAGATAGATTATATAAATGCTGTCTTAAAGAAAAAAATATTATTTCAATCATAAATAAAAATGGTGAGGAAGCAAGGGCCAAGGTATCCAACCATGGTGATATAGGAAATATTGAATATAATAAACAGGGCTCATATATCAGAAGCCTGTTTATTGATGCTTCAATAGCACTAGGTGTAAGGTTATAA
- the psb30 gene encoding photosystem II reaction center protein Ycf12/Psb30, whose protein sequence is MGNLIPLAAVVLAGPAIIALIFYRIGTPAVDHLALMGKE, encoded by the coding sequence ATGGGCAACCTCATACCTCTTGCAGCCGTTGTGCTTGCAGGGCCAGCCATCATTGCTCTTATCTTCTACAGAATTGGAACTCCTGCAGTAGATCATCTAGCTCTAATGGGTAAGGAGTAA
- a CDS encoding YkgJ family cysteine cluster protein, translated as MKNQNWKCIKGCGACCRIEPLERHEALKVLSETQLAKYLDMVGEDGWCRHYNLSTKSCSIYSERPDFCRVSNLSILFDIPEDSAEAFAIKCCRDQINSVYGGRSVIKKQFEKALRSSKPK; from the coding sequence ATGAAGAACCAGAACTGGAAATGCATTAAAGGATGCGGAGCCTGTTGCAGGATTGAACCTCTAGAACGCCATGAGGCACTAAAGGTCCTCTCAGAAACCCAACTTGCCAAATACCTAGATATGGTTGGTGAGGATGGGTGGTGCCGTCATTACAACCTCTCTACCAAATCCTGTTCTATATATTCTGAGCGACCTGATTTTTGTAGGGTTTCGAATCTGTCAATTCTCTTTGATATACCAGAAGATTCCGCAGAGGCATTTGCTATCAAATGCTGCAGAGATCAAATAAATTCAGTCTATGGGGGAAGAAGCGTTATCAAAAAGCAATTCGAAAAAGCCCTCCGTTCCTCTAAGCCCAAATGA
- a CDS encoding TMEM165/GDT1 family protein, with translation MTDNLDSKTTAQSSDENDDSKGFLVVALTTFTTVFIAEIGDKTQLATLLLSAQSGKPVTVFCGAALALISSSLVGVLLGQWLTKILAPERFEAMAGLMMLGLGLWIGIGSLNSLFIHFQTA, from the coding sequence ATGACTGACAACCTTGATTCAAAAACAACTGCACAGAGCTCAGATGAAAATGATGATTCCAAGGGATTCCTTGTTGTCGCATTAACTACCTTTACAACAGTCTTCATTGCTGAAATCGGTGACAAGACTCAATTAGCAACTCTTCTTCTTTCGGCTCAGTCGGGAAAACCAGTTACAGTTTTTTGTGGAGCTGCATTAGCACTGATTTCATCTAGTCTTGTGGGGGTCTTGTTGGGTCAGTGGTTAACAAAGATACTTGCTCCAGAAAGATTTGAAGCCATGGCTGGTCTAATGATGTTAGGACTTGGACTATGGATAGGAATTGGATCTCTTAATTCACTATTCATACACTTTCAAACAGCCTGA